A single window of Microbaculum marinisediminis DNA harbors:
- a CDS encoding type III PLP-dependent enzyme, with translation MTTDRIRSFLAERRPEGPCLVVDLDVVRENYNAFTRALPDSRIFYAVKANPAPEILSLLAELGSSFDTASLTEIELALAAGAAADRISYGNTIKKERDIARAYELGVRLFAVDSFEEVDKIARAAPGSRVFCRVLTDGEGAEWPLSRKFGCAPEMAIEVLEHAHRSGVVAAGVSFHVGSQQRDTGAWERALATAATVFRTLAERGITLTLVNLGGGFPTRYLRDVPTVASYGESIFDALSRHFGNRLPETIIEPGRGMVGGAGVIKTEVVLIARKSAEDPVRWVYLDIGKFGGLAETMDEAIRYPIRTQRDGGEVAPCILAGPTCDSADVLYEREPYPLPTGLEIGDEILIEATGAYTTTYASVAFNGFAPLQAYVI, from the coding sequence ATGACCACCGACCGTATTCGCTCATTCCTCGCCGAGCGACGCCCCGAAGGCCCCTGCCTCGTCGTCGACCTCGATGTCGTGCGCGAGAACTACAACGCCTTCACCCGGGCGCTGCCGGACAGCCGCATCTTCTACGCGGTCAAGGCCAATCCGGCTCCGGAGATCCTGAGCTTGCTCGCCGAGCTCGGCTCGTCGTTCGACACCGCCTCGCTCACCGAGATCGAGCTGGCGCTAGCCGCCGGCGCGGCGGCCGACCGAATCTCCTACGGCAACACGATCAAGAAGGAGCGCGACATCGCGCGCGCCTACGAGCTCGGCGTGCGCCTGTTCGCCGTCGACAGCTTCGAGGAGGTCGACAAGATCGCCCGCGCCGCGCCCGGTTCGCGAGTGTTCTGCCGTGTTCTGACCGACGGCGAGGGCGCCGAATGGCCGCTCAGCCGCAAGTTCGGCTGCGCGCCGGAGATGGCGATCGAGGTGCTCGAGCACGCTCACCGCTCGGGCGTGGTCGCCGCCGGCGTCTCGTTCCATGTCGGCTCGCAGCAGCGCGACACCGGAGCCTGGGAACGGGCTCTCGCCACCGCGGCGACTGTGTTCCGGACGCTTGCCGAACGCGGCATCACGCTGACGCTGGTCAATCTCGGCGGTGGCTTCCCGACCCGCTATCTCAGGGACGTGCCGACGGTCGCCAGCTATGGCGAGTCGATCTTCGACGCGCTCAGCCGCCATTTCGGCAACCGCCTGCCCGAGACGATCATCGAGCCGGGCCGCGGCATGGTCGGCGGCGCCGGCGTCATCAAGACCGAGGTCGTGTTGATCGCGCGCAAGAGCGCCGAGGATCCGGTGCGCTGGGTGTATCTCGACATCGGCAAGTTCGGCGGTCTCGCCGAGACGATGGACGAGGCGATCCGCTATCCGATCCGCACGCAGCGCGACGGCGGCGAGGTCGCTCCCTGCATCCTTGCCGGCCCGACCTGCGACTCCGCCGACGTGCTCTACGAGCGCGAGCCCTATCCGCTGCCGACGGGGCTGGAGATCGGCGACGAGATCCTCATCGAGGCCACCGGCGCCTATACGACGACCTATGCGTCCGTCGCCTTCAACGGCTTCGCGCCGCTGCAAGCCTACGTGATCTGA
- a CDS encoding homospermidine synthase produces the protein MADWKTHATFDGPIVMIGFGSIGTGTLPLILRHIAFDRADMVIVDPSDAHRHIAEENGVRFLQEAITRENYREVLAPLLTAGGRKGFCVNLSVDVSSVAIMELCMELDCLYVDTVAEPWLGYYTDSSLSVSQRSNYALRESVLELKRRKPTGSTAISCSGANPGMVSWLVKQAMINLADDLGVAYEHPESREEWGKLARRLGVKGIHIAERDTQRARDPRPFEVFVNTWSVEGFIAEGVQPAELGWGTHEKALPPDGRTHDYGSGAAIYLMRPGAGTKVRSWTPTAKAQHGFLITHNESITIADYFTVREDGEAVYRPTCHYAYHPCNDAVLSLNEMAGRQWQPQTDWVILDEKDIVDGIDELGVLLYGHSKNAYWYGSQLSIEEARRLAPYQNATGLQVTSAVLAGMIWALENPREAVVEADEMDYRRCLEIQRPYLGPVKGYYTDWNPLVDRGALFPEDIDAEDPWQFRNVIVR, from the coding sequence ATGGCAGACTGGAAGACCCACGCGACATTCGATGGGCCGATCGTGATGATCGGCTTCGGCTCGATTGGCACCGGCACCTTGCCGCTGATCCTGAGGCACATCGCGTTCGACAGGGCGGACATGGTGATCGTCGATCCGAGCGACGCGCACCGGCACATCGCCGAGGAGAACGGCGTGCGCTTCCTGCAGGAGGCGATCACGCGGGAGAATTACCGCGAGGTGCTGGCACCGCTGCTGACCGCCGGCGGCCGCAAGGGCTTCTGCGTCAACCTGTCCGTCGATGTTTCGAGCGTGGCGATCATGGAGCTCTGCATGGAGCTCGACTGCCTCTATGTCGATACGGTCGCCGAGCCGTGGCTCGGCTACTACACGGATTCGAGCCTCAGCGTTTCGCAGCGCTCGAACTACGCCCTGCGCGAATCCGTCCTCGAGCTGAAGCGGCGCAAGCCGACCGGCTCCACGGCGATCTCCTGCTCGGGTGCCAATCCGGGCATGGTGTCGTGGCTGGTCAAGCAGGCGATGATCAACCTCGCCGACGATCTCGGTGTCGCCTATGAGCATCCGGAGAGCCGGGAGGAGTGGGGCAAGCTCGCTCGCCGCCTCGGCGTCAAGGGCATCCACATCGCCGAGCGCGACACCCAGCGCGCCCGCGATCCGCGGCCGTTCGAGGTGTTCGTGAACACCTGGTCGGTCGAGGGCTTCATCGCCGAGGGCGTGCAGCCGGCCGAGCTCGGCTGGGGCACGCACGAAAAGGCGCTGCCGCCGGACGGGCGCACGCATGACTACGGCTCCGGCGCGGCGATCTACCTGATGCGGCCCGGCGCGGGCACCAAGGTGCGCAGCTGGACGCCGACGGCGAAGGCCCAGCATGGATTCCTGATCACCCACAACGAGTCGATCACGATCGCCGATTACTTCACGGTCCGCGAGGACGGCGAGGCGGTCTACCGGCCGACCTGCCATTACGCCTACCATCCCTGCAACGACGCGGTGCTGTCGCTGAACGAGATGGCCGGCCGCCAGTGGCAGCCCCAGACGGACTGGGTGATCCTCGACGAAAAGGACATCGTCGACGGCATCGACGAACTCGGCGTGCTTCTCTACGGCCACTCCAAAAATGCCTACTGGTACGGCTCGCAGCTCTCCATCGAGGAGGCGCGCAGGCTCGCGCCCTACCAGAACGCGACCGGCCTGCAGGTGACGTCGGCGGTGCTCGCCGGCATGATCTGGGCGCTGGAGAACCCGCGCGAGGCGGTGGTCGAGGCCGACGAGATGGATTACCGGCGCTGCCTCGAGATCCAGCGTCCCTATCTCGGCCCGGTCAAGGGCTACTACACGGACTGGAACCCGTTGGTCGACCGCGGCGCACTGTTCCCCGAGGACATCGACGCGGAGGATCCCTGGCAGTTCAGGAACGTGATCGTCCGGTAG
- a CDS encoding ABC transporter substrate-binding protein, producing the protein MRSLLFALTLLAGLAPLGASAADKLTVLLDWFVNPDHAPLIVAAEKGYFADQGLDVELVPPADPSAPPRLVASGQADIAVSYQPNLHMQVKEGLPLSRIGTLVETPLNSLVVLEDGPIAGIADLKDKTVGFSVGGFEDALLGAMLETAGLTLDDVKLVNVNFSLSPSLFAGQVDAVIGAFRNFELNQMEIEERPGRAFYPEENGVPVYDELVFIARNDALDDDRLSRFVTAVELATIWLTNHPEEGWDLFVAKHPELEDELNERAWFDTLPRFAKRPAALDTGRYARFAAFMKDRGLIEEIVPVETYAVELN; encoded by the coding sequence ATGCGTTCCCTGCTTTTTGCCCTCACCCTGCTCGCCGGCCTCGCCCCGCTTGGCGCCTCCGCCGCCGACAAGCTCACCGTGCTGCTCGACTGGTTCGTCAATCCCGACCACGCCCCGCTGATCGTCGCCGCGGAGAAGGGCTACTTCGCCGACCAGGGCCTCGACGTCGAGCTGGTGCCGCCGGCCGACCCCAGCGCACCGCCGCGCCTCGTCGCCAGCGGCCAGGCCGACATCGCCGTGTCCTATCAGCCCAACCTGCACATGCAGGTGAAGGAGGGCCTGCCGCTCAGCCGAATCGGCACGCTGGTCGAGACGCCGCTCAATTCGCTGGTCGTGCTGGAAGACGGACCGATCGCCGGCATCGCCGACCTCAAGGACAAGACCGTCGGCTTCTCGGTCGGCGGCTTCGAGGACGCCCTGCTCGGCGCGATGCTGGAGACGGCGGGACTGACGCTCGACGACGTCAAGCTCGTCAACGTCAACTTCTCGCTGTCGCCCTCGCTGTTCGCCGGTCAGGTCGACGCCGTGATCGGCGCCTTCCGCAATTTCGAGCTGAACCAAATGGAGATCGAGGAGCGTCCCGGGCGCGCCTTCTATCCGGAGGAGAACGGCGTCCCGGTCTACGACGAGCTGGTCTTCATCGCCCGCAACGACGCGCTGGACGATGACCGGCTCTCGCGTTTCGTCACGGCGGTCGAGCTGGCGACGATCTGGCTGACCAACCACCCCGAGGAAGGCTGGGACCTATTCGTGGCGAAGCACCCCGAACTGGAGGACGAGCTCAACGAGCGCGCCTGGTTCGACACCCTGCCCCGGTTCGCCAAGCGCCCTGCCGCGCTCGATACCGGCCGTTACGCGCGCTTCGCCGCGTTCATGAAGGACCGCGGCCTGATCGAGGAGATCGTCCCGGTCGAGACCTACGCGGTGGAGCTGAACTGA
- a CDS encoding copper chaperone PCu(A)C: MRIIAATCLALSLFAAPAVAGDYTSGSLTIENPWTRAMPPGAKVGGGFMVITNSGDAADTLVALKTPRADRGEIHEMTMAEGVMKMRELEAGLEVPAGGSVELKPGSYHVMFMGVTDGFKEGETIEGTLVFQNAGEVPIAFTVGPVGGKMAPMKHD, translated from the coding sequence ATGCGTATCATCGCAGCAACCTGCCTTGCTCTTTCCCTGTTTGCCGCTCCCGCTGTCGCGGGCGACTACACCTCAGGCTCGCTCACCATCGAGAACCCGTGGACCCGTGCCATGCCCCCCGGCGCCAAGGTCGGCGGCGGCTTCATGGTCATCACCAATTCCGGAGACGCCGCCGACACGCTGGTCGCCCTGAAGACGCCGCGCGCCGATCGCGGCGAGATCCACGAGATGACCATGGCCGAAGGCGTCATGAAGATGCGCGAGCTGGAAGCCGGCCTCGAGGTCCCTGCGGGCGGCTCGGTCGAGTTGAAGCCCGGCAGCTATCACGTCATGTTCATGGGCGTCACCGACGGCTTCAAGGAAGGCGAGACGATCGAAGGCACGCTCGTCTTCCAGAACGCCGGCGAGGTGCCGATCGCATTCACGGTCGGGCCGGTCGGGGGCAAGATGGCCCCGATGAAGCACGACTGA
- a CDS encoding glutathione S-transferase family protein, with amino-acid sequence MIDLYTWSTPNGRKVSIALEELGLPYRVHEIDITKDQQFAPAFLKISPNNKIPAIVDNDNDGLSLMESGAILLYLAGKTGKLVPSGEVGYWRTVEWLMWQMGGFGPMLGQAHHFLHFNPGKAEYAEERYAKEASRLYGVLDKQLQGKDFIVGEYSIADIATWPWASRFAWQGIDINAFPNVRDWYLRIAERPAVQKGYDTPARGQPIPMP; translated from the coding sequence GTGATCGACCTCTACACCTGGTCCACGCCGAACGGCCGCAAGGTTTCGATCGCTCTGGAAGAGCTCGGCCTGCCCTACAGGGTCCACGAGATCGACATCACCAAGGACCAGCAGTTCGCTCCCGCGTTCCTGAAGATCAGCCCCAACAACAAGATCCCGGCGATCGTCGACAACGACAACGACGGCCTGTCGCTGATGGAATCCGGCGCGATCCTGCTCTATCTCGCCGGGAAGACCGGCAAGCTCGTTCCCTCCGGCGAGGTCGGCTACTGGCGCACGGTCGAGTGGCTGATGTGGCAGATGGGCGGGTTCGGGCCGATGCTCGGCCAGGCCCACCACTTTCTGCACTTCAACCCGGGCAAGGCCGAGTATGCCGAGGAACGCTACGCCAAGGAGGCGTCCCGGCTTTATGGCGTGCTCGACAAGCAGCTTCAGGGCAAGGACTTCATCGTCGGCGAATACTCCATAGCCGATATCGCCACCTGGCCCTGGGCCTCGCGGTTCGCGTGGCAGGGCATCGACATCAACGCGTTTCCGAACGTCAGGGACTGGTACCTGCGCATCGCCGAACGGCCCGCCGTGCAGAAGGGCTACGATACGCCTGCCCGCGGCCAGCCGATCCCTATGCCGTGA
- a CDS encoding SCO family protein, with the protein MRAIRWIAWILVVLVAGTTMAVLVSDDIRDAVLGKPGQGTGIADIGGPFQLVDHTGKPVTEKDFLGKPSAFFFGFTHCPDVCPTTLYEMSTWLDELGPDADKLNVAFVTVDPERDTPELMNNYLSAFGDRITGLSGTPEQVSQIVKEFKVYRRKVEQEDGEYVMDHTANVYLMDAGGKFAGTIAYGEADDIALGKLKRLVAGG; encoded by the coding sequence ATGCGCGCAATTCGCTGGATCGCCTGGATCCTGGTCGTACTCGTCGCCGGCACCACCATGGCGGTGCTGGTCAGCGACGATATTCGCGACGCCGTGCTCGGCAAACCGGGCCAGGGAACGGGCATCGCCGACATCGGCGGCCCGTTCCAGCTCGTCGACCATACCGGCAAGCCGGTGACCGAGAAGGACTTCCTGGGCAAGCCGTCCGCCTTCTTCTTCGGGTTCACCCATTGCCCGGACGTGTGCCCGACGACGCTCTACGAGATGTCGACCTGGCTGGACGAACTCGGCCCCGACGCCGACAAGCTCAACGTCGCCTTCGTCACCGTCGATCCGGAGCGCGACACGCCGGAGCTGATGAACAACTACCTGTCGGCCTTCGGCGATCGCATCACCGGCCTGAGCGGCACGCCCGAGCAGGTCTCCCAGATCGTCAAGGAGTTCAAGGTCTATCGACGCAAGGTCGAGCAGGAAGACGGCGAGTACGTGATGGACCACACCGCGAACGTCTACCTGATGGATGCGGGCGGCAAATTCGCCGGCACCATCGCCTATGGCGAGGCCGACGATATCGCGCTGGGCAAGCTGAAGCGGCTGGTTGCGGGCGGCTAA
- a CDS encoding GNAT family N-acetyltransferase, whose protein sequence is MITVVSERPEDAPAIETLLDDAFGARRHTKTAERLREGKGPAEGLSLVAMERRRLVGTIRLWHVEAGNVPALLLGPVAVHPDWRNRGIGAALVETSLKRAHADGHGAVILVGDAPYYGRFDFRRDLTLDLSLPGPVDPDRFLGLELMPGALAGARGLVRGTGTPVAATRATPLADMDRAIAAYSY, encoded by the coding sequence ATGATCACGGTCGTTTCCGAAAGGCCGGAGGACGCGCCGGCCATCGAGACCCTGCTGGACGACGCCTTCGGCGCCCGGCGGCACACGAAGACGGCTGAGCGCTTGCGGGAAGGCAAGGGGCCGGCCGAGGGGCTGTCGCTCGTCGCGATGGAGCGTCGGCGGCTCGTCGGCACGATCCGGCTGTGGCACGTGGAGGCGGGCAATGTTCCCGCGCTCCTGCTCGGGCCGGTGGCGGTGCATCCGGACTGGCGCAACCGGGGCATCGGCGCCGCGCTGGTGGAAACCAGCCTGAAGCGCGCCCATGCCGACGGCCACGGTGCCGTCATCCTTGTAGGCGATGCTCCCTACTACGGCCGCTTCGACTTCCGTCGCGACCTGACGCTCGATCTGTCGCTGCCGGGCCCGGTCGATCCCGACCGCTTCCTCGGCCTCGAGTTGATGCCGGGCGCGCTCGCCGGGGCGAGGGGGCTCGTGCGCGGCACGGGCACACCCGTGGCGGCGACGCGGGCGACGCCGCTCGCCGACATGGACCGGGCGATCGCCGCCTATTCGTACTGA
- the serA gene encoding phosphoglycerate dehydrogenase, with amino-acid sequence MAPRVLISDKLSTAAVQIFKDRGIEVDYEPDLGADKEAFAARIGDYDGLAVRSASKVTEKVIAGADKLKVIGRAGIGVDNIDVPAATKRGVIVMNTPFGNSITTAEHAIALMLSLARQIPAADVSTQAGKWEKNRFMGVEVTAKVLGVIGCGNIGSIAADRAQGLRMKVIAYDPFLSEERATDLGVEKVDLDELLRRADFITLHVPLTDKTRNILSREALAKTKKGVRIVNCARGGLVDEEALREALDSGHVAGAAFDVFAVEPAKENVLFGAPNVICTPHLGAATTEAQENVALQVAEQMSDYLLTGAVTNALNMPSISAEEAPRLKPFVSLAEQLGSFAGQLTETGIKGLRLEYAGDVAEMNTKALSSAAIAGVLRPLLEDVNMVSAPAVARERGIQIEEVRREQQGAYENYVRLTVQTERQERSVAGTVFSDGRPRLIQIKGINMEAELAPHMLYITNEDTPGFIGALGMVLGNSGVNIATFNLGRQTRGGDAIALVEIDEPLASDVLEAVEKLPHVKQAKALAF; translated from the coding sequence ATGGCACCTCGCGTACTCATTTCCGACAAGCTGTCGACCGCGGCGGTTCAGATCTTCAAGGACCGCGGCATCGAGGTCGACTACGAGCCCGATCTCGGCGCCGACAAGGAAGCCTTCGCCGCGCGGATCGGCGACTATGACGGGCTGGCCGTGCGCTCGGCGTCGAAGGTGACCGAAAAGGTCATCGCCGGCGCGGACAAGCTGAAGGTGATCGGGCGCGCCGGCATCGGCGTCGACAACATCGACGTGCCCGCCGCCACCAAGCGCGGCGTCATCGTCATGAACACGCCATTCGGCAACTCGATCACCACGGCCGAGCACGCGATCGCGCTGATGCTGTCGCTGGCCCGCCAGATCCCGGCGGCCGACGTCTCGACGCAGGCCGGCAAGTGGGAGAAGAACCGCTTCATGGGTGTCGAAGTGACGGCCAAGGTGCTCGGCGTCATCGGTTGCGGCAATATCGGTTCGATCGCCGCGGACCGGGCGCAGGGCCTGCGGATGAAGGTCATCGCCTACGATCCGTTCCTGTCGGAAGAGCGGGCGACGGATCTCGGCGTCGAGAAGGTCGATCTCGACGAGCTCCTGCGCCGGGCCGACTTCATCACGCTGCACGTGCCGCTGACCGACAAGACCCGCAACATCCTGTCGCGCGAGGCGCTGGCCAAGACCAAGAAGGGCGTGCGCATCGTCAACTGCGCGCGCGGCGGGCTTGTCGACGAGGAGGCGCTGCGCGAGGCGCTCGACTCCGGCCACGTCGCCGGTGCGGCCTTCGACGTGTTCGCGGTGGAGCCGGCCAAGGAGAACGTCCTGTTCGGCGCGCCGAACGTCATCTGCACGCCGCATCTGGGCGCCGCCACGACCGAGGCGCAGGAGAACGTCGCCTTGCAGGTGGCCGAGCAGATGTCCGACTACCTGCTCACCGGCGCCGTCACCAACGCGCTCAACATGCCCTCGATCAGCGCCGAGGAAGCGCCGCGGCTGAAGCCGTTCGTGTCGCTTGCCGAGCAGCTCGGTTCGTTTGCCGGCCAGCTCACCGAGACGGGCATCAAGGGCCTGCGCCTGGAATATGCCGGCGATGTCGCCGAGATGAACACGAAGGCGCTGAGCTCGGCGGCGATCGCCGGCGTGCTGCGGCCGCTGCTGGAGGACGTCAACATGGTGTCGGCGCCGGCGGTTGCGCGTGAGCGCGGCATCCAGATCGAGGAGGTGCGCCGGGAGCAGCAGGGCGCCTATGAGAACTACGTGCGCCTCACCGTGCAGACCGAGCGGCAGGAACGGTCGGTCGCCGGCACGGTATTTTCCGACGGACGGCCGCGCCTGATCCAGATCAAGGGCATCAACATGGAGGCGGAGCTCGCCCCGCATATGCTCTACATCACCAACGAGGACACGCCGGGCTTCATCGGTGCGCTCGGTATGGTGCTGGGCAATTCCGGCGTCAACATCGCCACCTTCAACCTCGGACGCCAGACCCGCGGCGGCGATGCAATCGCTCTTGTCGAGATCGACGAGCCGCTGGCATCGGACGTCCTGGAAGCCGTCGAAAAGCTGCCTCACGTCAAGCAGGCGAAGGCTCTGGCCTTCTAG
- a CDS encoding adenylosuccinate synthase, producing MANVVVVGSQWGDEGKGKVVDWLSERADVVVRFQGGHNAGHTLVVDNQTYKLSLLPSGIVRPGKLSVIGNGVVIDPWALAEEIGRLNEQGVSITADNLRIADNATLILPLHRELDAFREEAAGTAQIGTTKRGIGPAYEDKVGRRAIRVCDLAESDSLADKIERLLVHHNALRRGLGHPEVDAAALEAELRAVAPKIQPYACSVWSLLDGERRRGRRILYEGAQGTLLDIDHGTYPYVTSSNTVAAQAATGSGTGPGGLGYVLGITKAYTTRVGGGPFPTEDLGDDGNRLGERGREFGTVTGRKRRCGWFDAVLVRQAIRTGGIDGIALTKLDVLDGFDELKICTEYRLDGARTDHLPASRDAQASVEPVYETFEGWAESTEGARSWADLPAQAVKYVRRIEELIGAPVALLSTSPRREDTILVHDPFQD from the coding sequence ATGGCGAATGTTGTGGTCGTCGGCTCGCAGTGGGGCGACGAGGGAAAAGGCAAGGTTGTCGACTGGTTGTCCGAGCGCGCCGACGTCGTCGTGCGCTTCCAGGGCGGGCATAACGCCGGTCACACCCTGGTGGTCGACAACCAGACCTACAAGCTGAGCCTGCTGCCGTCCGGCATCGTCCGGCCGGGCAAGCTGTCGGTGATCGGCAACGGCGTCGTGATCGACCCGTGGGCGCTCGCCGAAGAGATCGGCCGGCTGAACGAGCAGGGCGTCTCGATAACCGCGGACAACCTGCGGATCGCCGACAACGCCACGCTGATCCTGCCGCTGCACCGCGAACTCGACGCGTTTCGCGAGGAGGCCGCCGGCACCGCCCAGATCGGCACCACCAAGCGCGGCATCGGCCCGGCCTACGAGGACAAGGTGGGGCGCCGCGCGATCCGCGTCTGCGATCTCGCCGAATCGGACAGCCTCGCCGACAAGATCGAGCGGCTCCTGGTCCATCACAACGCCTTGCGCCGCGGCCTCGGCCACCCGGAAGTCGACGCGGCCGCGCTCGAGGCGGAGCTGCGCGCGGTTGCGCCGAAGATCCAGCCCTACGCCTGCTCGGTATGGTCCCTGCTCGACGGCGAACGCCGCCGCGGCCGGCGCATCCTCTACGAGGGCGCTCAGGGTACGCTTCTCGACATCGATCACGGCACCTATCCCTATGTGACCTCCTCCAACACCGTCGCCGCGCAGGCGGCGACCGGCTCCGGCACGGGACCTGGCGGGCTCGGATACGTGCTCGGCATCACCAAGGCCTACACGACGCGCGTCGGCGGCGGGCCGTTCCCGACCGAGGATCTGGGCGACGACGGCAACCGGCTGGGCGAGCGCGGCCGCGAATTCGGCACCGTGACGGGGCGCAAGCGCCGCTGCGGCTGGTTCGACGCGGTGTTGGTGCGCCAGGCGATTCGCACCGGCGGCATCGACGGCATCGCCTTGACCAAGCTCGACGTTCTCGACGGTTTCGACGAACTCAAGATCTGCACCGAGTACCGCCTCGACGGGGCACGGACGGACCATCTTCCCGCCTCCCGCGACGCCCAGGCCTCGGTCGAGCCGGTCTACGAAACGTTCGAAGGATGGGCCGAAAGCACCGAAGGCGCGCGGTCCTGGGCCGATCTGCCCGCTCAGGCGGTCAAGTACGTGCGGCGCATCGAGGAACTGATCGGAGCGCCCGTCGCCCTACTGTCGACGAGCCCGCGCCGCGAAGACACTATTCTTGTCCACGATCCGTTTCAGGATTAA
- a CDS encoding DMT family transporter, with amino-acid sequence MPSYIARIGQWLYGQAYLLLTLTTLFWAGNVILGRYVAGHVPPVALASVRWGGGFLILLPFAWPHLKRDWPVIRRHMPMILLLSFAGITSYNTMVYFGLQYTGALTGVLLQSSQPLIIALASFVLFSERLTIRQAIGIFVSLCGVVVIISQGDISRLLSIQFNFGDILILAAVVLYGLYSALLRKRPPIHWISFLAVTFLFGDILLSPMLIWEISTGYVLKFDALTVAACLYVVIFPSIIAYAFFNRGVELIGANRAGPFFHLMPLFGALMAVAFLGEQFRLFHAVGMATILVGVALATAPPRDRKSQTS; translated from the coding sequence ATGCCGTCCTATATCGCCCGAATTGGCCAGTGGCTTTACGGCCAGGCCTATCTGCTTCTGACGCTGACCACCCTTTTCTGGGCGGGAAACGTGATCCTCGGGCGTTATGTGGCCGGGCATGTGCCCCCCGTCGCCCTGGCGTCGGTGCGATGGGGCGGCGGTTTCCTGATCCTGCTGCCGTTCGCCTGGCCACACCTGAAACGCGACTGGCCGGTGATCCGCCGCCACATGCCGATGATTCTGCTCCTCTCCTTCGCCGGCATCACGTCCTACAACACCATGGTTTATTTCGGGCTGCAGTACACCGGCGCACTGACGGGCGTGCTGTTGCAGTCCTCGCAGCCGCTGATCATCGCACTGGCCAGCTTCGTTCTGTTCTCCGAGCGTCTGACGATCCGGCAGGCCATCGGCATCTTCGTCTCGCTGTGCGGCGTCGTCGTCATCATCAGCCAGGGCGATATTTCCCGGCTTCTCTCGATCCAATTCAATTTCGGCGATATCCTGATCCTGGCCGCCGTCGTGCTCTACGGCCTTTATTCGGCCCTCCTGCGCAAGCGTCCGCCGATTCACTGGATCAGCTTCCTGGCGGTGACGTTCCTGTTCGGCGACATCCTGCTCAGCCCGATGCTCATCTGGGAGATCTCCACCGGCTACGTGCTGAAGTTCGACGCGCTGACGGTGGCGGCCTGCCTCTATGTCGTGATCTTCCCCTCGATCATCGCCTACGCCTTCTTCAACCGCGGGGTGGAACTGATCGGCGCCAACCGCGCCGGACCGTTCTTTCATCTGATGCCGCTTTTCGGCGCGCTGATGGCGGTGGCGTTCCTCGGCGAGCAGTTCAGGCTTTTCCATGCGGTCGGCATGGCGACGATTCTGGTCGGCGTCGCGCTCGCGACGGCCCCGCCCCGGGACAGAAAAAGCCAAACGTCATAG
- a CDS encoding ABC transporter permease — translation MTRLLRAVVIAALILGVWQALVTAFAVPGYILPPPTRIAAQLMAQPEFLARNAAVTAIEIVIGLIVGAGLGVATALAASLFPAAGRVLLPVMVASQALPVFAIAPLLVIWLGFGLASKIVMATLIIFFPVASAFLDGLRRTDPGLLDLAAISGASRFDTLRLIRLPSALPGLASGLRVAAAVAPIGAVVGEWVGASAGLGFVMLQANARMQTDMLFAALFLLGLMALLIRALVDALARRMVPWIAESET, via the coding sequence ATGACGCGCCTCCTGCGGGCGGTCGTCATTGCCGCGCTGATCCTGGGGGTCTGGCAGGCCTTGGTGACGGCATTCGCCGTACCCGGCTACATCCTGCCGCCGCCGACCCGGATCGCGGCACAGCTGATGGCCCAGCCCGAATTTCTTGCCCGCAACGCGGCGGTGACGGCGATCGAAATCGTGATCGGCCTCATCGTCGGCGCCGGGCTGGGCGTTGCCACCGCGCTCGCCGCCAGCCTGTTCCCGGCCGCCGGACGGGTGCTGCTGCCGGTGATGGTGGCGAGCCAGGCCCTGCCGGTCTTCGCCATCGCGCCGCTGCTCGTCATCTGGCTCGGCTTCGGCCTCGCCTCGAAGATCGTCATGGCGACGCTGATCATATTCTTCCCAGTCGCCTCGGCCTTCCTCGACGGCTTGCGGCGCACCGATCCGGGCCTGCTCGATCTCGCCGCAATCAGCGGCGCCAGCCGTTTCGACACGCTGCGGCTGATCCGCCTGCCCTCCGCCCTGCCCGGCCTTGCCTCCGGCCTGCGCGTCGCCGCCGCCGTCGCCCCGATCGGCGCGGTGGTCGGCGAGTGGGTCGGCGCCTCCGCCGGCCTTGGATTCGTCATGCTGCAGGCCAATGCCCGCATGCAGACCGACATGCTGTTCGCCGCTCTCTTCCTCCTCGGCCTGATGGCGCTCCTCATACGCGCCCTCGTCGATGCGCTCGCCAGGCGCATGGTGCCGTGGATCGCGGAAAGCGAAACCTGA